The Pogona vitticeps strain Pit_001003342236 chromosome 6, PviZW2.1, whole genome shotgun sequence genome contains a region encoding:
- the LOC110079175 gene encoding peptide YY encodes MVVSVKPWPLMIAVTLCILFCLGTLVDAYPPKPESPGDDASPEEMAKYFSALRHYINLVTRQRYGKRSSPEALMSELIFGDSSSSSSSSDHNTRSRYDDSYMW; translated from the exons ATGGTTGTTTCAGTGAAACCTTGGCCCCTCATGATTGCCGTGACTCTGTGCATCTTGTTCTGTCTGGGCACCTTAGTCGATGCCTACCCTCCCAAGCCAGAGAGTCCTGGAGATGATGCCTCCCCAGAAGAGATGGCCAAATACTTTTCGGCTCTTCGGCATTACATCAACTTGGTGACAAGGCAGAG GTATGGCAAGCGATCCAGCCCAGAGGCCTTGATGTCAGAGCTTATTTTTGGAgacagtagtagcagcagcagcagcagtgaccaCAACACCAGATCACG GTACGACGATTCCTACATGTGGTGA